A genomic stretch from Mesomycoplasma neurolyticum includes:
- a CDS encoding transketolase-like TK C-terminal-containing protein — protein MLKNKEIKFINASRALALDAINKAEQGHIGMALGANETFYSIIKTMKFSEQAPKWIDRDRFVLSAGHGSMALYSLYHFMGLLTIEDIKNHKQFNSKTPSHPEIEKLNFIDASTGPLGQGVAMAVGMAYSHKFLSQKFNQKDLKIINHHIYTLCGDGDFQEGVALEAIQFAGSNNLDRLILIHDYNNVQIDSKAFEVNKINFELYFKAHNFKTIILKNNKPENIIKAIKKAKSTKKAVYIQVPSHIAYKTKHQDLSSGHHGFLNHEETIEYKKSLEINNLRPFEYEKEYYKFGEKMLKQKNIFYTKWQKKLVNYKEKYSLLYDKLQKLLNDEITFDLSNLKFSLTNKATRDYALEISKFLQKNSEFLLGGSADLRAATKIGFDDEKNIKYGIREFAMVAINNGIYLHSKIKTIAATFLVFSDYAKSALRLAALMKIPNIFVFSHDSYSVGGDGPTHQPVEQLTMLRSIPDFEVLRVADETELKHAFDYALNNKNNPVAIILCRQPLKSFNLQSKYTSSYFIKQNNDFDLTILSSGSEVELAYNISLELEKHNIRANVVSVINLKELLENISLIEKLKIKEKPIFAIEASNDTMWYKFALYNKFSGQFAKNFGHSAPGDFVYKYNGFEKQKIKEKILDFLNKK, from the coding sequence ATGTTAAAAAATAAAGAAATTAAATTTATAAATGCATCTAGGGCATTAGCTTTAGATGCAATTAATAAGGCAGAACAAGGGCATATTGGAATGGCTTTGGGTGCTAATGAAACATTTTATAGTATTATAAAAACTATGAAATTTAGTGAACAAGCTCCTAAATGAATTGATCGCGATCGTTTTGTATTATCAGCAGGACATGGTTCAATGGCTTTATATAGTTTATATCATTTTATGGGTTTATTAACAATTGAAGACATTAAAAATCATAAACAATTTAACTCTAAAACACCATCTCATCCCGAAATTGAAAAACTAAATTTTATTGATGCATCAACTGGCCCGCTTGGCCAAGGTGTTGCTATGGCTGTTGGTATGGCTTATAGTCACAAATTTTTAAGTCAAAAATTTAATCAAAAAGATTTAAAAATTATTAATCATCATATTTATACTTTGTGCGGTGATGGTGATTTTCAAGAAGGTGTGGCACTAGAAGCGATTCAATTTGCAGGAAGTAACAATCTCGATAGATTAATTTTAATACATGACTATAACAATGTTCAAATTGATTCTAAAGCATTTGAAGTAAACAAAATAAATTTTGAACTTTATTTTAAAGCTCATAATTTTAAGACTATTATCTTAAAAAACAATAAACCTGAAAATATTATAAAAGCTATAAAAAAAGCAAAATCAACAAAAAAAGCAGTATACATACAGGTTCCAAGTCACATTGCTTACAAAACAAAACATCAAGATTTATCTTCTGGACATCATGGTTTTTTAAATCACGAAGAAACAATTGAATATAAAAAATCTTTAGAAATTAATAATTTAAGGCCATTTGAATATGAAAAAGAGTATTATAAATTTGGTGAAAAAATGTTAAAACAAAAAAATATTTTTTATACAAAATGACAAAAAAAATTAGTAAATTATAAAGAAAAATATTCTCTTTTATATGATAAATTGCAAAAATTATTAAATGATGAAATTACATTTGATTTATCAAATCTCAAATTTAGTTTGACAAATAAAGCAACTAGAGATTATGCATTAGAAATTTCAAAATTTCTTCAAAAAAATAGTGAATTTTTGCTTGGAGGTTCTGCTGACCTTAGAGCTGCAACAAAAATTGGTTTTGATGATGAAAAAAATATAAAATATGGAATTAGAGAATTTGCTATGGTTGCAATAAATAATGGAATTTATTTACATAGTAAAATCAAAACAATTGCAGCTACTTTTTTAGTTTTTAGCGATTATGCAAAATCAGCACTAAGATTGGCTGCACTAATGAAAATACCTAACATTTTTGTCTTTAGTCATGATTCATATAGTGTTGGCGGCGATGGCCCAACTCATCAACCAGTTGAACAACTTACAATGCTAAGATCAATACCTGATTTTGAAGTTCTAAGAGTTGCTGATGAAACTGAATTAAAACATGCTTTTGACTATGCGCTAAATAATAAAAACAATCCTGTTGCTATTATACTATGTAGACAACCACTAAAATCATTTAATTTACAATCAAAATATACTTCTAGTTATTTCATAAAACAAAATAATGATTTTGATTTAACTATTTTATCTTCTGGATCAGAAGTAGAATTGGCCTACAATATTTCTTTAGAACTTGAAAAACATAATATTAGAGCAAATGTTGTTTCTGTTATAAACCTAAAAGAGCTGTTAGAAAATATTTCTTTGATTGAAAAACTAAAAATTAAAGAAAAACCAATTTTCGCAATTGAAGCATCCAATGATACAATGTGATATAAATTTGCACTTTATAACAAATTTTCAGGGCAATTTGCTAAAAATTTTGGTCATTCTGCGCCTGGTGATTTTGTTTATAAATATAATGGGTTTGAAAAGCAAAAAATAAAAGAAAAAATATTAGATTTTTTAAATAAAAAATAG
- a CDS encoding DUF262 domain-containing protein: MLKNNKITTLWFVYFESKKSIENDNVFSIKNFIDWLRKSDVENIVKIEFKFIKKENYIFEINVSIWKNNNKKIEKTFFDEGKKNYDQFTNYKKELFFWLYALIIINDKHYFEIDYKNNNFIFEFKNKELVFLINNKNFLKNFLKKYLDKQEHVYNLMQKDNIFEDEQKILKILSNIYLPYAKNIIVTFFFQIFPKEQKKITFFYSKQYDKVGLGRTHVVSFYKYADINNFIDSEIIKKIKENSINSIKFEIVPKRNENFKKFHFSLNSKTIINENEFIFLKNTLEEDDTYEQKKFDSKIQNIFELIFSKKSNILTFPIFQRPYVWTKEIFSKILDSFEKFNFLKESNDKNNYSFLNQIILRKKFGNEVEVIDGQQRIISILIIIVAIIDFGIHKQLHDNEKNNFEFIDPIKKILENIEKKIIKEKEDEEFLIFKSELFSEKIQYKANDLTQKYLNKLMTFSSLPKIQQNKEENFIYNNYIYALDWLNDKIKNNLHFWNLQNNLISKVIFSSLYVEDQKNDFFQYFFEIMNTTSQKLTIFDLFKNYLLQVLTKNNENSKIINKIQSFLKKFSKLILNGDKTTIIPDVKLKSFIKLITFGSGDYELKKLWKNRKYLSLFEILKNYFEYHYDENNKEKILNHFLNKAEIYSYLNYMHYDNEIIVKKFLEFKYHIYFLSKNDVTHPLIYNIINSLDEKPEKLSEQYKIIDSRKKTERILNAICEYQLKMFLIHNQGQSFTTFYDSLINELDKEKTQDIVEWMYNTERTRRVMPSDEELMNSLKNKKNLEKINNNAFIIKILFLVNLYIKNNNKNWSKLRDVNFPDKDSSLEHFVAKKNNDNSEFNDFKYTLGNLLIVTKDWNSLLSNKNIESKRKEFAEKKEQYLISHNLYNGFDSKNINLDLIKTKEEFEERNYQINNIIKELFKNN; the protein is encoded by the coding sequence ATGTTAAAAAACAATAAAATAACTACATTGTGATTTGTATACTTTGAAAGTAAAAAAAGCATTGAAAATGATAATGTTTTTTCTATTAAAAATTTCATTGACTGACTTCGCAAATCTGATGTTGAAAATATTGTAAAAATAGAATTTAAATTTATAAAAAAAGAAAATTATATTTTTGAAATAAATGTATCAATTTGAAAAAATAATAATAAAAAAATAGAAAAAACTTTTTTTGATGAAGGTAAAAAAAACTATGATCAATTTACAAACTACAAAAAAGAACTATTTTTTTGATTATATGCATTAATAATAATAAATGATAAACATTATTTTGAAATAGATTATAAAAATAATAATTTTATTTTTGAGTTTAAAAATAAAGAATTAGTCTTTTTAATAAATAACAAAAATTTTTTAAAAAATTTTTTAAAAAAATATTTAGATAAACAAGAACATGTTTATAACTTAATGCAGAAAGACAATATTTTTGAAGATGAACAGAAAATTTTGAAAATTCTTTCAAATATTTACCTTCCTTATGCAAAAAATATTATTGTAACATTTTTTTTTCAAATTTTTCCAAAAGAACAGAAAAAAATTACTTTTTTTTATTCTAAACAATATGATAAAGTTGGTTTAGGAAGAACACATGTTGTTTCATTTTATAAATATGCAGATATAAATAATTTTATAGATAGTGAAATTATTAAAAAAATAAAAGAAAATTCTATAAATTCAATTAAATTTGAAATAGTTCCAAAAAGAAATGAAAATTTTAAAAAATTTCATTTTAGTTTAAATTCTAAAACTATTATTAATGAAAATGAATTTATTTTTTTAAAAAACACTTTAGAAGAAGATGATACATATGAACAAAAAAAATTTGACTCAAAAATACAAAATATTTTTGAACTTATTTTTTCTAAAAAAAGCAATATATTAACTTTTCCAATTTTTCAAAGACCTTATGTTTGAACGAAAGAAATTTTTTCTAAAATTTTAGATTCTTTTGAAAAATTCAATTTTTTAAAAGAATCTAATGATAAAAATAATTATTCTTTTTTAAATCAAATTATTTTAAGAAAAAAATTTGGTAATGAGGTTGAAGTTATTGATGGTCAACAAAGAATAATAAGTATTTTAATAATTATTGTTGCTATTATCGACTTTGGAATTCATAAACAATTACATGATAATGAAAAAAATAATTTCGAATTTATTGATCCTATTAAAAAAATTTTAGAAAATATAGAGAAAAAAATTATAAAAGAAAAAGAAGATGAAGAATTTTTAATTTTTAAGAGTGAATTATTTTCTGAAAAAATACAATACAAAGCTAATGATTTAACACAAAAATATTTGAATAAATTAATGACTTTTTCAAGTTTACCAAAAATACAACAAAATAAAGAAGAAAATTTTATTTATAATAACTATATTTATGCTTTAGATTGATTAAACGATAAAATTAAAAATAATTTACATTTTTGAAATTTACAAAACAATTTAATTTCTAAAGTTATTTTTTCTTCATTATATGTAGAAGATCAAAAAAATGATTTTTTTCAATATTTTTTTGAAATAATGAATACTACATCACAAAAATTAACAATTTTTGATTTATTTAAAAATTATTTATTACAAGTTTTAACAAAAAACAACGAAAATTCAAAAATAATTAATAAAATTCAAAGTTTTTTGAAAAAATTTTCTAAATTAATACTAAACGGTGATAAAACTACAATAATACCAGATGTAAAGTTGAAATCTTTTATCAAGTTAATAACTTTTGGTTCAGGAGATTATGAATTAAAAAAACTTTGAAAAAATCGAAAGTATTTAAGTCTTTTTGAAATTTTAAAAAATTATTTTGAATATCATTATGATGAAAATAATAAAGAAAAAATATTAAATCATTTTTTAAACAAAGCTGAAATTTATAGTTATTTAAATTATATGCATTATGACAATGAAATAATTGTTAAAAAATTTTTAGAATTTAAATATCATATTTATTTTTTAAGTAAAAATGATGTTACACACCCATTGATTTACAATATAATTAATTCATTAGATGAAAAACCTGAAAAATTATCTGAACAATATAAAATTATTGATTCAAGAAAAAAAACAGAAAGAATTTTAAACGCAATTTGTGAGTATCAATTAAAAATGTTTCTCATCCACAATCAAGGACAATCTTTTACAACATTTTATGATTCACTTATTAATGAATTAGATAAAGAAAAAACACAAGATATTGTTGAATGAATGTATAACACTGAAAGAACAAGACGTGTTATGCCAAGTGATGAAGAATTAATGAATTCTTTAAAAAATAAAAAAAATTTGGAAAAAATCAATAATAATGCTTTCATTATAAAAATTTTGTTCTTAGTTAATTTATATATTAAAAATAATAATAAAAATTGATCAAAATTAAGAGATGTGAATTTCCCAGATAAAGACTCTTCACTTGAACATTTTGTTGCTAAAAAAAACAATGATAATTCGGAATTTAATGATTTCAAATACACATTAGGCAATTTGCTAATTGTAACTAAAGATTGAAATTCTTTATTATCTAATAAAAATATAGAAAGCAAAAGGAAAGAATTTGCAGAAAAAAAAGAACAATATTTAATTTCACACAATTTATATAATGGTTTTGATTCTAAAAATATAAATTTAGATTTAATTAAAACCAAAGAAGAATTCGAAGAAAGAAATTATCAAATAAATAATATAATAAAAGAATTATTTAAAAATAATTAA
- the cypl gene encoding ABC transporter thiamine pyrophosphate-binding lipoprotein p37/Cypl has translation MNKKRFLLKLLPLLAISTIPVVIASCNNEKKVIKLNIATDWFEQKSSNNAVQKYQDLFNKTMKQLYEENKEKYNGASFLELEIESNSDKNATFNNVETNKVSAGIVNISQLIDVSLENIVPYIQTLTLAFKEYGDKDMKTYKENPENFNIKKDSWINKYLSTNPHSKWRYKEEKWDGAKFQFLYDEENKKVDWYAGMITIVGTEEELKNIRKSWDDKNWSEFSKFGIVHGKKGKQVKWKLANKLFKDHFNLNDDEPIEKLEDKYKVQASGDDTYTQYIDKNKKQIFIDNMYSFAWTDPKDGDKPTTSFKLKEGVKMEVLALTNLTFYDVLIFNKSIDEKSRMLFKDTLIKLSNDKQDDFGLKSGYNGYREITDFETLKNKYKKSFS, from the coding sequence ATGAATAAAAAAAGATTTTTACTTAAATTATTACCATTGTTAGCAATAAGCACAATCCCTGTTGTCATTGCTTCTTGTAACAATGAAAAAAAGGTAATAAAATTAAATATAGCAACAGATTGATTTGAGCAAAAATCAAGTAATAATGCTGTTCAAAAATACCAAGATTTATTCAATAAAACAATGAAACAACTTTATGAAGAAAATAAAGAGAAATATAATGGAGCAAGTTTTTTAGAGCTAGAAATAGAATCAAATAGTGATAAAAATGCAACTTTTAATAATGTTGAAACAAACAAAGTGAGTGCAGGGATCGTCAATATTTCTCAATTAATTGATGTTTCACTTGAAAATATAGTACCATATATCCAAACTTTAACACTTGCATTTAAAGAATACGGTGATAAAGATATGAAAACATATAAAGAAAATCCAGAAAATTTTAATATTAAAAAAGATAGTTGAATTAATAAATATTTATCAACAAATCCACATTCAAAATGAAGATATAAAGAAGAAAAATGAGATGGGGCAAAATTTCAATTTCTTTATGATGAAGAAAACAAAAAAGTTGACTGATATGCTGGAATGATAACTATTGTTGGTACAGAAGAAGAATTGAAAAATATCAGAAAATCATGAGACGATAAAAATTGAAGTGAGTTTTCAAAATTTGGAATTGTTCATGGTAAAAAAGGTAAACAAGTAAAATGAAAACTAGCTAACAAATTATTTAAAGATCATTTTAACCTTAATGATGATGAACCTATTGAAAAATTAGAGGATAAATATAAAGTTCAAGCTAGTGGAGATGATACTTATACACAATACATAGATAAAAATAAAAAACAAATTTTTATTGATAATATGTATTCATTTGCTTGAACAGATCCGAAAGATGGAGATAAACCAACTACAAGCTTCAAATTAAAAGAAGGGGTTAAAATGGAAGTTCTTGCTTTAACTAACTTAACTTTTTATGATGTATTGATTTTTAATAAAAGTATTGATGAAAAAAGTAGAATGCTTTTTAAAGATACTTTAATTAAACTTTCAAATGATAAGCAGGATGATTTTGGTTTAAAAAGTGGATATAATGGATATCGTGAAATCACTGATTTTGAAACTCTAAAAAATAAATATAAAAAATCATTTTCTTAA
- a CDS encoding ATP-binding cassette domain-containing protein, producing the protein MKKIVINNVNASSKKDNEKLLYDLNLEIKENEFIAVIGSSGSGKTSFFNLIINELKILSGNIFFNNKNYFDFNKKEIKSFKQSVGYLNQKPNLLYEEDVYHNIKKFYNLQTNNFFKLFNIITQKDFDFIKGILKQFLIEDFIFTPVSNLSGGQQQRVEIAKLLIKKSQIILADEPTTGLDYKTSETVLKSLKTLSQLQKTITLVNIHDLSLISDKYFSRVIAFKKGRIALDISIDQFNLKTIKEKKIYE; encoded by the coding sequence ATGAAAAAAATAGTTATAAATAATGTTAATGCTAGTTCAAAAAAAGATAATGAAAAACTTTTATATGATTTAAATTTAGAAATAAAAGAAAATGAATTTATTGCTGTAATAGGATCTTCGGGTTCAGGTAAAACCAGTTTTTTTAATTTAATTATTAATGAATTAAAAATTTTAAGTGGAAATATTTTTTTTAATAATAAAAATTACTTTGACTTTAATAAAAAAGAAATAAAGTCTTTTAAACAAAGTGTTGGGTATTTAAATCAAAAACCTAATTTACTTTATGAAGAAGATGTTTATCACAATATTAAAAAATTTTACAATTTACAAACTAATAATTTTTTTAAATTATTTAATATTATTACACAAAAAGATTTTGATTTTATTAAAGGAATTTTAAAGCAATTTTTAATTGAAGATTTTATTTTCACCCCTGTAAGTAATTTATCAGGCGGACAACAACAAAGAGTTGAAATAGCTAAACTTTTGATAAAAAAATCACAAATTATTTTAGCTGATGAACCCACAACAGGTCTAGATTATAAAACATCGGAAACAGTTCTAAAATCATTAAAAACATTATCACAACTTCAAAAAACAATAACACTTGTAAATATTCATGATTTGTCATTGATTAGTGATAAATATTTTTCTCGTGTTATTGCTTTTAAAAAAGGCAGAATTGCTTTAGATATTAGCATTGATCAATTTAATTTAAAAACAATAAAGGAAAAAAAAATATATGAATAA
- a CDS encoding putative cysteine peptidase translates to MLKSIVSTTLLLNSASVIAPNGVNDSYVIQQKLEEAKKIDFFIKSISLEIKELTGKIPKFLFLKEIKDLYENKVFFIQYDEYYATILETNSETLKIEKGSIEKENFNKNLIYIPIIGLGYENKGIYSSIDNQNINNDFINLLFSKKDEYNKKIKESISQNIQLKNDLINKNNNKSKRIKKSVLDYVIDNVFRKYYVPGFRASHEVPYSWWFRNHYSEANIGYTEVREALNNNLKGGLCEYIALSMMLLYMEIFRTPGLFNDYEINKYFDVQTNYSLDITQSEIVHKNYGNPYGFVAELYKKMGTDWVDIKSSGSIMQIMNKFLENKNIKKDLEHTGSATFMHTSSPEDWLLEKKVPVMLSIAGLGLVNKNGEHKLGFFGHNFVIYGYDKTTNKYLVNIGWAGKHYSEVVLSKSEIWWFTSLGYWYAFDIKEPSKNFKKLLSYNGEKYTSEELRKMGILNEYY, encoded by the coding sequence ATGTTAAAAAGTATTGTTAGCACAACTTTATTATTAAATAGCGCAAGTGTTATAGCTCCCAATGGAGTGAATGATAGTTATGTTATACAACAAAAATTAGAAGAAGCTAAAAAAATAGATTTTTTTATTAAATCTATAAGTTTAGAAATTAAAGAATTAACAGGAAAAATACCTAAATTTCTTTTTTTAAAGGAAATAAAAGATTTATATGAAAATAAAGTATTTTTTATTCAATATGATGAATATTATGCTACTATTTTAGAAACTAATAGTGAAACGCTAAAAATTGAAAAAGGTTCTATTGAAAAAGAGAATTTTAATAAAAATTTGATATATATTCCAATTATTGGTTTAGGATATGAAAATAAAGGTATTTATTCATCAATAGATAACCAAAATATAAACAATGATTTTATAAATTTATTATTTTCCAAAAAAGATGAATACAACAAAAAAATAAAAGAAAGTATTTCTCAAAATATTCAATTAAAAAATGATTTAATAAATAAAAACAATAATAAAAGTAAAAGAATTAAAAAAAGTGTGCTAGATTATGTTATTGATAATGTTTTTAGAAAATATTATGTTCCAGGTTTTAGAGCTTCGCATGAAGTGCCTTATTCTTGATGATTCAGAAATCATTATTCAGAAGCAAATATAGGATATACCGAAGTTCGTGAGGCGTTGAATAATAATTTAAAAGGTGGTTTATGTGAATATATAGCTTTATCAATGATGTTGTTATATATGGAGATTTTTAGAACTCCGGGTTTATTTAATGATTATGAAATTAATAAATATTTTGATGTTCAAACAAACTATAGTTTAGATATTACACAAAGCGAAATAGTTCATAAAAATTATGGAAATCCTTATGGATTTGTAGCTGAATTATACAAAAAAATGGGCACTGACTGAGTTGATATTAAATCATCTGGTTCAATTATGCAAATAATGAATAAATTTTTAGAAAATAAAAATATTAAAAAAGATTTAGAACATACAGGTTCAGCTACTTTTATGCACACTTCAAGTCCTGAAGATTGATTGTTAGAAAAAAAAGTTCCTGTTATGTTATCAATTGCTGGTTTAGGCTTAGTTAATAAAAATGGTGAACATAAATTAGGTTTTTTTGGGCATAATTTTGTTATTTATGGTTATGATAAAACCACTAATAAATATTTAGTAAATATTGGATGAGCAGGCAAACATTATTCAGAAGTGGTACTTTCAAAATCAGAAATATGATGATTTACAAGTTTAGGTTATTGATATGCTTTTGATATAAAAGAACCAAGCAAAAATTTTAAAAAATTATTATCATACAATGGAGAAAAATATACTTCTGAAGAATTAAGAAAAATGGGTATTTTAAATGAATATTATTAA
- the lon gene encoding endopeptidase La, producing the protein MAKYFCHTSNEFFLPGEHVQSKMSISDLKNKSLWFDGKIKKFVILVNKNSKITELKFENNDEFKDNFYKVGLKAKVLNFKEENGEFIVDYVIEDRVKITKLFFEQVKKEVLIYAEAKTVKINSRFGDQEVTIQKNGIYVNLYDNFINLLEQLHSKKILNDEFLKFKAMVDSKNWTEFKALDYYLDYFAKTLELSNNEKKEYVFLNWIDEKFTFIKTIISNKLKTSFLEKIKDIEDKTDIKQNKATEINERNIDIEIDKQMKKNLDKQQLEFILREKMRVIRQKLGEENDHEDKLNNELIKPETDNKYPKEVIQAIKKETKKLRGMMSSSPEANISKTYLDLIHTLPWRIVSLDDLDLQKAEEILSNKHYGLDDVKERVMDFLSVLTYKKQKNKELNREDLKILPNQTEAIDLNLFKENAFDDVSNNMPILTLLGPPGTGKTSIVKSIAKAVGRKMVKVSLGGVRDEAEIRGHRRTYVGAMPGKIINAIKKAGVSNPIILLDEIDKLSSDHKGDPSSSLLEVLDPEQNKHFQDHYLELEYDLSKVMFIATANSFSDIPEPLADRVEIIELSSYTLLEKIEIAISHLIPKVLEENLLEEKYFKINKKTVEYLISHYTREAGVRNLKRVLDKLARKIINRILKKEITKNFTITKEKISEMLGVEKYSEENEKIKNQIGIVNGLAYTAYGGSTLAIEVTTMPAQNNTIKLTGRLRDVMKESAEIALSYVRANAKEFGITEFDFEKNQIHIHVPEGAVPKDGPSAGVTFTTAIISALSKRKVSSDIGMTGEITLRGKVLAIGGLKEKSIAGYKKGIKTIFIPKENEKNLVDISDEIKKAVKFIPVDYYQEIFNYLFKDKK; encoded by the coding sequence ATGGCTAAATATTTTTGTCATACTTCAAACGAATTTTTCTTACCAGGTGAACATGTTCAATCTAAAATGAGCATATCTGATTTAAAAAATAAATCACTATGATTTGATGGTAAAATTAAAAAATTTGTAATTTTAGTTAATAAAAATAGTAAAATAACTGAATTAAAATTTGAAAATAATGATGAATTTAAAGATAATTTCTACAAAGTTGGGCTAAAGGCAAAAGTTTTGAACTTCAAAGAAGAAAATGGTGAATTCATTGTTGATTATGTAATCGAAGATAGAGTGAAAATTACAAAATTATTTTTTGAACAAGTAAAAAAAGAAGTATTAATTTATGCAGAAGCTAAAACTGTAAAGATAAATTCTAGATTTGGTGATCAAGAAGTAACAATTCAAAAAAATGGTATTTATGTTAATTTATATGATAATTTTATAAATTTGTTAGAACAACTACATAGCAAAAAAATATTAAATGATGAGTTTCTCAAATTTAAGGCAATGGTTGATTCTAAAAATTGAACTGAATTCAAAGCATTAGATTATTATTTAGACTATTTTGCAAAAACTTTAGAGTTAAGCAATAACGAGAAAAAAGAATATGTTTTTTTAAATTGAATTGATGAAAAATTTACTTTCATTAAAACTATTATTTCTAATAAATTAAAAACAAGTTTTTTAGAAAAAATAAAAGATATTGAAGATAAAACTGATATTAAACAAAACAAAGCAACTGAAATTAATGAACGTAACATTGATATTGAAATAGACAAGCAAATGAAAAAAAATCTTGATAAGCAACAATTAGAGTTTATTTTAAGAGAAAAAATGCGTGTCATTAGACAAAAACTAGGTGAGGAAAACGATCACGAGGACAAATTAAATAATGAGTTAATTAAGCCTGAAACAGATAATAAATATCCAAAAGAAGTTATTCAAGCTATTAAAAAAGAAACTAAAAAACTTCGTGGAATGATGTCTTCTTCTCCAGAAGCTAACATTTCTAAAACATATTTAGATTTAATTCATACTTTGCCTTGAAGAATTGTTTCGCTAGATGATTTAGACTTACAAAAAGCAGAAGAAATTCTTTCAAATAAACACTATGGACTTGATGATGTAAAAGAAAGAGTGATGGATTTTCTTTCTGTGTTAACCTACAAAAAACAAAAAAACAAAGAGTTAAATAGAGAAGATTTGAAAATTTTACCAAATCAAACAGAAGCTATTGATCTTAATTTATTTAAAGAAAATGCTTTTGATGATGTTTCTAATAATATGCCTATTCTAACTTTACTAGGTCCTCCAGGAACTGGAAAAACTTCTATTGTTAAATCTATTGCAAAAGCAGTGGGGCGAAAAATGGTAAAAGTTTCACTTGGTGGTGTTAGAGATGAAGCTGAAATTAGAGGACATAGAAGAACATATGTAGGTGCAATGCCTGGTAAAATTATTAATGCTATAAAAAAAGCTGGTGTTTCTAACCCAATAATTTTATTAGATGAAATTGATAAATTATCATCAGATCACAAAGGCGATCCTTCAAGTTCATTGCTAGAAGTTTTAGATCCTGAACAAAACAAACATTTTCAAGATCACTATTTAGAGTTGGAATACGATTTATCAAAAGTGATGTTTATTGCTACAGCTAATAGTTTTAGTGATATTCCTGAACCGTTAGCTGATAGAGTTGAAATCATTGAATTGAGTTCCTATACATTACTAGAAAAAATTGAAATTGCAATCTCACACTTAATACCAAAAGTTTTAGAAGAAAATTTACTTGAAGAAAAATATTTCAAAATTAATAAAAAAACAGTTGAATATTTAATTAGTCATTATACAAGAGAAGCAGGTGTAAGAAATCTTAAAAGAGTTTTAGATAAACTTGCTCGCAAAATCATTAATAGAATTCTAAAAAAAGAAATTACTAAAAATTTCACTATTACTAAAGAAAAAATTAGTGAAATGCTTGGTGTTGAAAAATATAGTGAAGAAAATGAAAAAATCAAAAATCAAATTGGTATTGTAAATGGACTTGCTTATACAGCATATGGTGGTTCTACTTTAGCAATCGAAGTTACAACAATGCCAGCTCAAAATAACACTATTAAATTAACCGGTAGATTAAGAGATGTAATGAAAGAATCAGCTGAAATTGCCCTAAGTTATGTAAGAGCTAATGCTAAAGAATTTGGGATTACTGAATTTGATTTTGAAAAAAATCAAATTCACATTCATGTTCCTGAAGGAGCTGTTCCAAAGGATGGACCTTCAGCAGGTGTTACTTTTACAACAGCTATTATTTCAGCATTATCTAAAAGAAAGGTTTCTTCTGATATAGGTATGACAGGAGAAATAACATTAAGAGGGAAAGTTTTAGCAATTGGTGGACTAAAAGAAAAATCAATTGCAGGATATAAAAAAGGCATTAAAACTATTTTTATACCTAAAGAAAATGAAAAAAATCTTGTTGATATTTCGGATGAAATTAAAAAAGCTGTAAAATTTATACCTGTAGACTATTATCAAGAAATTTTTAACTATTTATTTAAAGACAAAAAATAA